One Thermococcus kodakarensis KOD1 genomic window carries:
- a CDS encoding GNAT family N-acetyltransferase gives MIVRGKVTGNEIPRFKHRWFGVLEVDAGEKYRLYMTGNAAQWFLTGDEVEIEILSKPKEKNGFKVLDFDDYRLWKFYNGEKIPVWPLWEKELEAKRYSPLTGELLYTYKIQAREAKYESDFEAIAELEQYHYASQKEKVALWRCENGHIFEANTKGACPVCGSEDVHILEIKGSTPASRFLILELVEREEYEPRILSYVRVDPPIPLMHRRLPNGEIEKNIREKVFPEDWFHPAFWPERIMRELYEELKKKYKKRVARSYLWEEAKWKALKETNTAGARIARVVVHPDYRSDGLGQLSVKAALEWIAERRIPEMRKRKHIVETIAQMARYNPFFEKVGFKFLWETASGRPVLFYPLTEEAKEYIERFLKEDPYAPKDGRLWRPSYGKVEPLSGPIVFKDVSKVFESELDVKGLPDEIRELLEAFGVRHRVIQRPVLRNLNFEIKPGELIAVVGASGAGKTTLLRLILGAANGWWEERFRPTTGEIEVPKNVKVSVMIPGEFEPSFGTESILEHVYRKIGDLNAAVEVLNRAGLSDAVLYRAKYSELSTGQKERARIASLLAEKPNLLLIDEFAAHLDTLTAMRVARKVAEIIREAGITALIITHRPEVLKALDPDRVLFVGYGTARVQGKEKS, from the coding sequence ATGATAGTGCGGGGAAAAGTGACAGGAAACGAAATCCCGCGGTTCAAGCACCGGTGGTTCGGCGTTCTTGAGGTTGATGCCGGGGAAAAGTACAGGCTCTATATGACGGGCAACGCGGCCCAGTGGTTTCTGACTGGGGACGAGGTTGAGATTGAGATTCTGAGCAAGCCAAAGGAGAAGAACGGCTTTAAGGTTCTCGACTTTGATGACTACCGCCTGTGGAAGTTCTACAACGGTGAAAAGATCCCGGTCTGGCCCCTCTGGGAAAAGGAGCTTGAGGCAAAGCGCTACTCTCCGCTGACGGGTGAGCTCCTCTACACATACAAAATCCAGGCGAGGGAGGCCAAATACGAGTCCGACTTCGAGGCGATAGCGGAGCTTGAGCAGTACCATTACGCGAGCCAGAAGGAGAAGGTGGCGCTGTGGCGCTGTGAGAACGGCCACATCTTCGAGGCCAACACGAAGGGGGCCTGTCCCGTCTGCGGGAGCGAGGACGTCCACATACTCGAAATCAAGGGCTCAACTCCGGCCTCGCGCTTCCTGATCCTTGAGCTAGTTGAGAGGGAGGAGTACGAGCCGAGGATTCTCAGCTACGTCCGCGTTGACCCGCCTATACCCCTGATGCACCGCAGACTGCCGAACGGAGAAATCGAGAAGAACATCCGCGAGAAAGTCTTCCCAGAGGACTGGTTCCACCCCGCATTCTGGCCGGAGAGGATAATGCGCGAGCTTTACGAGGAGCTGAAGAAGAAGTACAAGAAGAGGGTTGCCCGCTCGTACCTCTGGGAGGAGGCCAAGTGGAAGGCCCTAAAGGAGACGAACACAGCTGGGGCGAGGATAGCCAGGGTTGTGGTTCACCCCGACTACCGCTCCGACGGCCTCGGTCAGCTGAGCGTTAAGGCCGCGCTCGAGTGGATAGCCGAGCGCAGAATTCCGGAGATGAGGAAGAGAAAGCACATAGTAGAGACCATAGCCCAGATGGCCCGCTACAACCCGTTCTTCGAGAAGGTGGGCTTCAAGTTCCTCTGGGAGACTGCAAGCGGGAGGCCCGTTCTCTTCTACCCTCTGACCGAGGAGGCGAAGGAGTACATAGAGCGCTTCCTTAAGGAGGATCCGTACGCCCCAAAGGACGGAAGGCTCTGGCGCCCGAGCTACGGAAAGGTCGAGCCTCTCAGCGGGCCGATAGTATTCAAGGATGTGAGCAAGGTCTTCGAAAGCGAGCTCGACGTGAAGGGCCTTCCGGATGAGATAAGGGAACTCCTGGAGGCGTTCGGCGTCAGGCACCGCGTCATCCAGAGGCCCGTCCTTAGGAACCTCAACTTCGAGATAAAACCCGGCGAGCTCATAGCGGTCGTGGGTGCGAGCGGAGCTGGGAAGACCACCCTCCTGAGGCTAATTTTGGGGGCGGCCAACGGCTGGTGGGAGGAGCGCTTCAGGCCGACGACTGGAGAGATAGAAGTTCCCAAGAACGTTAAGGTCTCCGTTATGATACCCGGCGAGTTCGAGCCGAGCTTTGGGACTGAGAGCATACTTGAGCACGTTTACAGGAAGATAGGCGACCTTAACGCGGCAGTTGAAGTTCTCAACAGGGCTGGACTGAGTGACGCAGTCCTTTACAGGGCAAAGTACTCGGAGCTCAGCACGGGTCAGAAGGAGAGGGCCAGGATAGCCTCGCTCCTCGCTGAGAAACCAAATCTGCTCCTCATAGACGAGTTCGCGGCACACCTTGACACTCTAACGGCCATGAGGGTCGCCAGAAAGGTTGCCGAGATAATCCGCGAGGCAGGGATTACCGCGCTCATAATAACCCACCGGCCGGAGGTCCTAAAGGCCCTTGATCCGGACAGGGTGCTCTTCGTCGGCTACGGAACCGCGAGGGTTCAAGGTAAAGAAAAGAGTTAG
- the mrtA gene encoding CPBP family archaeomyxosortase MrtA, translated as MREVLLFILLLPLSFVPWLIHTSFWDHVAIVGLFYLLIPAVVSRLMGFQWGEVGISLPNRTGLKLFAVLFLASIPLSIYGRSIPEMRSYYPVFPYSSAFDFVLGELAMGITMLAHEAFYRGFLLFPLAKKNEWLAVILQDIPYTIVHIGKPGIEVPYAFIAGIVFAKMDLKGESFVPSFLLHWLGSAFFDVLCAL; from the coding sequence TTGAGGGAAGTTTTGCTCTTCATACTTTTACTGCCCCTTAGCTTCGTCCCATGGCTTATTCATACCTCTTTCTGGGACCACGTTGCCATAGTCGGCCTCTTTTACCTCCTAATTCCGGCGGTAGTCTCAAGACTTATGGGCTTCCAGTGGGGAGAAGTCGGCATAAGCCTACCAAACAGGACTGGTCTAAAGCTCTTTGCCGTTCTCTTTCTGGCTTCAATTCCACTGAGCATCTACGGGAGAAGCATCCCCGAGATGAGGTCTTACTATCCGGTTTTTCCGTATTCAAGCGCCTTTGACTTCGTTCTGGGTGAGCTTGCCATGGGGATTACAATGCTGGCCCACGAGGCTTTTTATCGAGGCTTTCTTCTTTTCCCTCTGGCAAAAAAGAACGAGTGGCTGGCCGTAATCCTTCAGGACATCCCCTATACAATAGTCCACATCGGAAAGCCCGGAATAGAAGTTCCCTACGCTTTCATAGCCGGGATAGTCTTTGCAAAAATGGACTTAAAAGGAGAGAGCTTCGTCCCAAGCTTCCTCCTTCACTGGCTCGGTTCGGCTTTCTTCGACGTGCTCTGCGCGCTCTAA
- a CDS encoding FKBP-type peptidyl-prolyl cis-trans isomerase, whose translation MTKVQKGDVIRLKYTGRIKETGEIFDTTDEEIAKQAGIYKENGVYGPVPIAVGAGHVIQGLDEQLEGLEVGKKYEIEVPPEKGFGKRDPKLIKTFTLGQFRRQGLIPFPGMPVEIETEGGRKLRGRVLTVSGGRVRVDFNHPYAGKHLVYEVEVVEKIDDPIEKVKALIELRLPRLDANKVVIEVGEKDVVVDFTPVREEVDKGTLVLGELLLEGDLKFLGYEEVKFRPSVDELLKPPEAEEGEASEEEASETTEAPEETETEKAAEQEAIKEAPEEESEEKGETEESAEESEAEEASEKAEETEEKKPKKSTKSRKTRRTTRKKSTTKKKAKAAEENGEAEAENAEASE comes from the coding sequence ATGACCAAGGTTCAGAAGGGTGACGTTATCAGGCTCAAGTACACCGGAAGGATAAAGGAGACCGGTGAGATATTCGACACAACCGATGAAGAGATCGCGAAGCAGGCTGGAATCTACAAGGAGAACGGCGTTTACGGGCCCGTCCCGATAGCCGTCGGTGCTGGTCACGTGATTCAGGGCCTTGACGAGCAGCTTGAGGGTCTTGAAGTCGGAAAGAAGTACGAGATCGAGGTTCCACCCGAGAAGGGCTTCGGAAAGCGCGATCCCAAGCTCATCAAGACCTTCACCCTCGGCCAGTTCAGGAGGCAGGGGCTCATACCCTTCCCTGGGATGCCCGTCGAGATAGAGACCGAGGGTGGCAGGAAACTCAGGGGCAGGGTTCTCACCGTTAGCGGAGGCCGTGTCAGGGTTGACTTCAACCACCCCTACGCAGGCAAGCACCTCGTTTACGAGGTCGAGGTCGTTGAGAAGATTGACGACCCGATTGAGAAGGTTAAGGCCCTCATCGAGCTTCGCCTGCCCAGGCTTGACGCGAACAAGGTCGTCATAGAGGTCGGCGAGAAGGACGTCGTCGTTGACTTCACCCCGGTTAGGGAGGAGGTTGACAAGGGCACCCTCGTTCTCGGCGAGCTCCTCCTCGAGGGCGACCTCAAGTTCCTTGGTTACGAGGAAGTCAAGTTCAGGCCCAGCGTTGACGAGCTTCTCAAGCCGCCGGAAGCCGAGGAGGGCGAGGCCTCTGAGGAGGAGGCCAGTGAGACAACCGAAGCTCCTGAGGAAACTGAAACCGAAAAGGCAGCTGAACAGGAAGCAATCAAGGAGGCCCCTGAGGAAGAGAGCGAGGAGAAAGGGGAGACCGAGGAGAGTGCGGAGGAGTCGGAAGCTGAGGAGGCCTCAGAAAAGGCTGAAGAGACTGAGGAGAAAAAGCCCAAGAAGAGCACCAAGAGCAGGAAGACTAGGAGAACCACAAGGAAGAAGAGCACAACCAAGAAGAAAGCCAAAGCAGCCGAAGAGAATGGTGAAGCCGAGGCTGAAAACGCCGAGGCCTCTGAGTGA
- a CDS encoding DUF4855 domain-containing protein, giving the protein MKFGLWYIKWDSSTGKYISRIRTLSKNPATVYDFKERFDIAIFTTREGLDANYSGNGYRDGKELASFTKLMAKREIEYYVSIPYYMPSKDILLGRGNIQTGDYWLSWVDGVLSVEEDNLLGFYWDLEYAWMFKDYWKGKQNSVINPEALLRIAEKIHDHGLKFIWIPSAHTYALSNTDIWSPQSLDAFDLIFVQPNYYMNNSGRYPFSFYEFKEWLRTLKNMSSSKVHMVMEADECILTKGNGNCRTCGNHEQCLKLASDYYLVQREVLRRLDTNLAYYFGITLDVVDIVFDYYLKRMGVL; this is encoded by the coding sequence ATGAAATTCGGATTATGGTATATCAAGTGGGATAGTTCGACTGGCAAGTACATCTCAAGGATACGAACACTAAGCAAGAATCCTGCAACAGTTTATGATTTTAAAGAGAGATTCGATATTGCAATCTTTACAACTCGAGAGGGACTAGATGCAAATTACAGCGGTAATGGATATAGGGATGGAAAAGAGCTTGCAAGTTTCACAAAGTTAATGGCCAAAAGGGAGATAGAATATTACGTTTCAATACCATATTACATGCCCTCAAAGGATATTCTACTGGGAAGAGGGAATATTCAGACTGGGGATTATTGGCTTAGTTGGGTTGATGGGGTTCTATCAGTGGAAGAAGATAACCTTTTGGGGTTTTACTGGGATCTAGAATATGCATGGATGTTCAAAGATTACTGGAAGGGGAAACAGAACTCAGTGATAAATCCAGAGGCACTTTTGAGAATAGCCGAAAAAATTCACGATCACGGATTAAAATTCATCTGGATACCATCAGCACATACATACGCGTTAAGCAATACTGACATTTGGTCACCTCAATCTCTTGACGCCTTTGATCTCATTTTCGTGCAACCAAATTACTATATGAACAATTCAGGAAGGTATCCTTTCTCATTTTACGAATTTAAAGAGTGGTTAAGGACTTTAAAAAATATGAGTTCCTCTAAAGTACACATGGTGATGGAAGCCGATGAATGTATATTAACAAAGGGCAATGGAAATTGTAGGACCTGCGGCAATCATGAGCAATGTCTTAAACTTGCCAGTGATTATTACCTCGTTCAAAGAGAAGTTCTTCGTAGACTGGACACCAATTTAGCATACTATTTCGGGATAACTCTAGATGTAGTTGATATCGTATTTGATTACTATCTAAAAAGAATGGGGGTGCTATAG
- the cysS gene encoding cysteine--tRNA ligase produces the protein MGIKIYNTLTRQKEEFKPLREGEVRMYVCGPTVYDYTHIGHARTYIAFDVIRRYLEHKGYTVLMVMNFTDIDDKIIKRANETGEDPKELAEKFLKYFLEDMKALKVKPADIYPRVTEHIQDIIDFIRKLQEKGYAYEGSDGVYFEVRKFKDYGKLSKVKLEDLVKGARVEPGEGKKNPEDFALWKKAKPGEPKWESPWGEGRPGWHIECSTMSTKYLGESFDIHGGGSDLIFPHHENEIAQTEACTGHEWVRYWMHTGFLMVNGEKMSKSLGNFVTIREALERYDPEVIRLFVLQRHYRSPLDYTEEGLEHAKNNLERLYNTLENIRVAMERAEISFKWGEEEFEAYEAIRDGRKKFYDAMDDDFNTAEALKAVFEVSNAINRYLTQVEKPKESILRKAWEFFKMVSEVFGIFEDYFREQKAGEEEALIKLLIDVRAQLRKERKFDLADKIRDELRNLGIQLEDTPQGTVWKRIKV, from the coding sequence ATGGGGATCAAAATCTACAACACCCTGACGAGGCAGAAGGAGGAGTTCAAGCCCCTGAGAGAAGGCGAGGTCAGGATGTACGTCTGCGGGCCAACGGTTTACGATTACACACACATCGGTCACGCGAGGACTTACATCGCCTTCGACGTTATAAGGCGCTACCTTGAGCACAAGGGGTATACCGTTCTCATGGTCATGAACTTCACAGACATAGACGATAAAATCATCAAGAGGGCCAATGAGACCGGCGAAGACCCGAAGGAGCTGGCCGAAAAATTCCTGAAATACTTCCTTGAGGACATGAAAGCTTTGAAGGTCAAGCCGGCGGACATCTACCCGCGCGTCACCGAGCACATCCAGGACATCATAGACTTCATAAGGAAGCTCCAGGAGAAAGGCTACGCCTACGAGGGGAGCGATGGCGTCTATTTTGAAGTCAGGAAGTTCAAAGACTACGGAAAGCTCAGCAAGGTAAAGCTGGAAGACCTCGTCAAGGGCGCGCGCGTTGAGCCAGGAGAGGGCAAGAAGAACCCCGAAGACTTTGCCCTCTGGAAGAAGGCCAAGCCAGGGGAGCCCAAATGGGAGAGTCCCTGGGGCGAGGGAAGGCCCGGCTGGCATATAGAGTGCTCCACGATGAGCACCAAGTACCTCGGCGAGAGTTTTGACATCCACGGCGGGGGAAGCGACCTCATCTTCCCTCACCACGAGAACGAAATAGCCCAGACGGAAGCGTGCACCGGCCACGAGTGGGTTCGCTACTGGATGCACACGGGCTTTCTCATGGTGAATGGCGAGAAGATGAGCAAGAGCCTCGGCAACTTCGTGACGATTAGGGAAGCACTGGAGCGCTACGACCCGGAGGTAATAAGGCTCTTCGTCCTGCAGAGACACTACAGGTCGCCGCTCGACTACACCGAGGAGGGCCTCGAGCACGCCAAGAACAACCTTGAGAGGCTCTACAACACCCTCGAGAACATCCGCGTGGCGATGGAGAGAGCGGAGATATCCTTCAAGTGGGGCGAGGAGGAGTTTGAGGCCTACGAGGCCATAAGGGACGGCAGGAAGAAGTTCTACGATGCAATGGACGACGACTTCAACACGGCCGAGGCACTCAAAGCGGTCTTCGAGGTCAGCAACGCGATTAACCGCTACCTAACGCAGGTCGAAAAGCCCAAGGAGAGCATTCTCAGGAAGGCCTGGGAGTTCTTTAAGATGGTGAGCGAGGTCTTCGGCATCTTTGAGGACTACTTCAGGGAGCAGAAGGCTGGAGAAGAAGAGGCCCTGATAAAGCTCCTCATCGATGTTCGCGCCCAGCTCAGGAAGGAGAGGAAGTTCGACCTCGCCGATAAGATAAGGGACGAGCTGAGAAACCTCGGAATCCAGCTTGAGGACACGCCGCAGGGAACTGTTTGGAAGAGGATCAAGGTCTGA
- the cas2 gene encoding CRISPR-associated endonuclease Cas2: MYIIVVYDVSVERVNRVKKFLRQHLHWVQNSVFEGEVTLAEFERIKAGIGELIDGDEDSVVIYKLRSMPKREVMGVEKNPIEDII, translated from the coding sequence ATGTACATCATAGTGGTCTACGACGTCTCGGTCGAGCGCGTGAACAGAGTCAAGAAGTTTCTCCGCCAGCACCTTCACTGGGTCCAGAACAGCGTTTTTGAAGGCGAGGTTACTCTAGCAGAGTTTGAGCGCATAAAAGCCGGAATAGGAGAACTCATAGACGGGGATGAGGATTCGGTTGTCATATACAAACTTCGCTCGATGCCAAAAAGAGAAGTAATGGGAGTGGAGAAGAACCCGATTGAGGACATTATCTAG
- a CDS encoding CRISPR-associated protein Cas4 — MSLPAEIEEFNEGIRRAVSGSPIVERKIWVTSLSHCLRKTALSIYLNTYNPSRSWEARIGTALHGWLGEVVRGAEFEIPVEHDLKDGWKLVGKVDAVKGDYLLEFKFRGFENNDSKKNSKKSKKNIDLDHAEPSKESIEQINAYMGILGKEKGYIYIFDRNGLDFRVFEVTFNERLFRRFIKRAEKVIEAVEDLERGEFPKWISTVGNKTWVCNHCPFRPICAAIDRPWEKSR, encoded by the coding sequence ATGTCCCTCCCTGCAGAAATAGAGGAGTTCAACGAGGGAATCCGCCGCGCCGTGAGTGGAAGCCCTATAGTGGAGAGGAAGATATGGGTGACCTCGCTGAGCCACTGCCTTAGGAAGACGGCGCTCTCGATATACCTCAACACGTACAATCCCTCCAGAAGCTGGGAGGCTAGGATAGGTACTGCCCTCCACGGCTGGCTCGGGGAAGTCGTTAGGGGCGCGGAGTTCGAGATTCCCGTTGAGCACGACCTCAAAGACGGCTGGAAGCTCGTTGGAAAGGTCGATGCCGTGAAAGGCGATTACCTCCTGGAGTTTAAGTTCAGGGGTTTCGAGAACAACGATTCGAAGAAGAATTCGAAAAAATCAAAGAAAAACATCGACTTAGATCACGCCGAGCCGTCCAAAGAATCGATTGAGCAGATAAACGCATACATGGGCATCCTCGGGAAGGAAAAAGGGTACATTTACATTTTCGACAGGAACGGGCTTGACTTCAGGGTCTTTGAGGTGACCTTTAACGAAAGACTCTTCAGGAGATTCATCAAGAGGGCGGAGAAAGTTATAGAGGCAGTTGAGGACTTGGAGAGGGGGGAGTTCCCAAAGTGGATATCCACCGTCGGCAACAAGACGTGGGTTTGCAACCACTGTCCATTCAGACCCATATGCGCCGCGATAGATAGGCCATGGGAGAAGTCTAGATAA
- the cas6 gene encoding CRISPR-associated endoribonuclease Cas6, with amino-acid sequence MRIKLLLRFKPPFLIPYNYPRYLYSFLLRAIELADKEVAGRIHNNKRDIKFVASKFMPIGSTKRLEQGLLVESGTVELYVGSTEDIILESLVRGLGQGVGMLHVRGQRLLSYEAELEEIPKHLSGKRFKTLSPVSVYHNNPPNGFRQWDLSPVGPPNSPFENEPKVWKELLFENLKSKYMMVYGEPYEGSFDIRVLTKKPKSRRLLVKIDERTGKPIYARVWEFDFKMWGEEELLRVAYELGIGMRNPHGFGMVEVI; translated from the coding sequence ATGAGGATTAAACTGCTCCTCCGCTTCAAGCCTCCCTTTCTTATCCCCTACAACTACCCGCGCTACCTCTACTCCTTCCTCCTCCGTGCCATTGAGCTCGCCGATAAGGAAGTCGCGGGCAGGATTCACAACAACAAGAGAGACATCAAGTTCGTGGCCTCTAAGTTCATGCCTATTGGGAGCACAAAAAGGCTTGAACAGGGCCTTCTTGTCGAGTCAGGAACCGTGGAGCTTTACGTGGGTTCCACGGAGGACATCATCCTTGAATCTCTTGTTAGAGGCCTCGGGCAGGGAGTAGGAATGCTCCACGTAAGGGGTCAGAGACTCCTGAGCTACGAGGCCGAGCTCGAAGAGATCCCTAAACACCTCTCTGGAAAGCGCTTTAAAACCCTCTCGCCCGTCAGTGTTTACCACAACAATCCTCCAAATGGATTTCGGCAGTGGGATCTTTCTCCAGTTGGTCCGCCAAACAGCCCCTTTGAGAACGAGCCTAAGGTTTGGAAGGAGCTTCTCTTTGAAAACCTTAAGTCAAAGTACATGATGGTTTACGGCGAGCCTTATGAGGGGAGCTTTGACATTAGAGTCCTCACAAAGAAGCCGAAGAGCCGCAGGCTTCTCGTCAAGATAGATGAGAGAACAGGAAAGCCAATCTACGCCCGCGTCTGGGAGTTTGATTTCAAGATGTGGGGCGAGGAAGAGCTCCTTCGGGTTGCGTATGAGCTTGGAATCGGAATGAGGAACCCTCACGGGTTTGGTATGGTTGAGGTGATTTAA
- the csa3 gene encoding CRISPR-associated CARF protein Csa3 produces MLVVFPVGFDERFIIRALVRKREDVDGLEPGDTLLAIVPEGYRSEQRTTNAINAIKNIASPIIGEEHIMILEVPLNGEEIVTRISQAIKDNLTDDRLILAVLSGGMRPLIVSTLLALLNIEDVRVIVESDFENLSGHISLELGLFLAPSNRRWAKIICGFLEGKSVRKISEELGVSPATISNELKEMTKYGLVKAEKLDGRAPRYKATNAGRLYLKIKGENCHED; encoded by the coding sequence TTGCTGGTGGTCTTTCCTGTGGGCTTTGATGAGAGATTTATCATTAGGGCATTAGTGAGGAAGAGAGAGGATGTTGATGGACTCGAACCGGGAGATACGCTTTTGGCAATCGTTCCAGAAGGTTATCGGAGTGAGCAAAGAACCACAAACGCAATCAATGCAATAAAAAACATAGCCTCCCCTATAATTGGAGAAGAGCACATCATGATTCTGGAAGTTCCTCTTAACGGCGAGGAGATAGTAACCAGGATATCCCAAGCCATAAAGGACAACCTAACCGACGACCGTCTCATCCTAGCGGTTCTCTCAGGTGGTATGAGGCCACTCATCGTATCCACGCTCCTGGCACTTTTGAACATTGAGGATGTTAGGGTTATAGTGGAAAGTGACTTCGAGAACCTCTCAGGACATATTTCTCTTGAACTGGGGCTCTTTCTGGCGCCTTCCAACAGAAGATGGGCAAAGATAATCTGCGGCTTCCTTGAGGGTAAAAGTGTGAGGAAGATTTCCGAGGAGCTTGGGGTTTCTCCAGCAACTATCAGCAACGAGCTGAAAGAAATGACAAAATACGGCCTTGTTAAAGCCGAAAAGCTCGATGGAAGGGCTCCAAGATATAAAGCAACCAATGCCGGGAGGCTCTACCTGAAGATCAAGGGGGAAAACTGCCATGAGGATTAA
- a CDS encoding CRISPR-associated endonuclease Cas3'' — protein MEAHIRKGLEIIDGLYLRRGYARFLSRILDVDPKLAGELLRKAYILHDVGKCLEEFQKRRASFGFHEFYSALVARNVFGKYGAIGNVMSVAILLHHHDWIRGKSPKRPGNLRLCDDCIAVLEELSGEKLPREIQWKEWNEFMQETKEVMRRNLRSVYSLLLPLVVADNYAAHLNRGGKGSTLVEEIFEVLKVRGWDVAGGLSCGL, from the coding sequence ATGGAAGCCCACATAAGAAAGGGCCTTGAGATTATCGACGGGTTATACCTTCGTAGGGGCTATGCTCGCTTCCTGTCCAGAATTTTGGACGTAGATCCCAAGCTTGCGGGAGAGCTTCTAAGAAAGGCCTACATCCTTCACGACGTTGGAAAGTGCCTTGAAGAATTCCAGAAAAGAAGGGCAAGCTTTGGTTTCCATGAGTTCTACTCCGCGCTTGTGGCGAGAAACGTTTTTGGAAAATATGGGGCCATAGGGAATGTGATGTCCGTTGCGATACTACTTCACCATCACGATTGGATTAGAGGTAAAAGTCCCAAAAGACCAGGGAATCTTAGGCTTTGTGATGACTGTATAGCCGTGCTTGAGGAGCTTTCAGGAGAAAAGCTACCTAGGGAAATCCAATGGAAGGAGTGGAATGAATTTATGCAAGAAACAAAAGAAGTTATGAGACGAAATCTCAGAAGCGTTTATTCACTCCTTCTTCCTCTGGTTGTTGCAGACAACTACGCCGCGCACTTAAATAGGGGTGGAAAGGGCAGCACACTTGTAGAAGAAATTTTTGAAGTCTTAAAAGTTAGGGGGTGGGACGTTGCTGGTGGTCTTTCCTGTGGGCTTTGA
- the cas3 gene encoding CRISPR-associated helicase Cas3', with translation MRAFKKALQKLAEAKGFKPEKRPLLEEAFHFITPSENPPFLILQAPTGYGKTLLSFALAVHSLWDASIFDRVIHVLPMRSIIEDIQKTAEDAFGFSRTKMMGSSGEFLHLFPLNITTADTFTWDLLKLNTKKRHRIKAGLEFGYDYLTQASILTSLVIFDEAHFLLEDESMVTAFLSAIEFLTSQKVPIVVMTATLSEAHRGIFEKYAKKNGYNFYVLCPQEDDPFIERELKKEVEIEFREGNPLDFIEPGRRNAIIVNSVKRAVDLFNEAKNNPEIWPESERIMLIHGRMTPSHKRELIKRLREWTKKENFLLIGTQAVEAGVDFSVDLMITDRAPINSLLQRFGRVARYGSDMKANIFVLEDAPCGPYPKDKVEKTVNLMKEHQILPRVPDTYQAIVTEVHGKKPISVKKNVNRELKRTLLKLMSDPTKRAPHVLSSIERLTASGTPIMRGFLIPLSVGGEAVLISPSKLVELYYRGVVEIRGWKGNIRSLNDAYNVAKSVALGKNVEVVFIGEYDWERGIP, from the coding sequence TTGAGGGCATTCAAGAAGGCACTCCAGAAGCTCGCGGAGGCAAAGGGGTTTAAGCCAGAAAAAAGGCCCCTACTAGAGGAGGCTTTTCATTTTATCACCCCCTCCGAGAATCCGCCTTTTTTAATCCTCCAGGCACCAACAGGCTACGGAAAAACTCTCCTAAGCTTTGCCCTGGCTGTTCACTCCCTTTGGGATGCCTCCATCTTTGACAGGGTGATTCATGTTCTCCCGATGCGTTCAATCATAGAGGACATCCAGAAAACAGCGGAGGATGCATTCGGATTCTCCAGAACCAAGATGATGGGTTCGAGCGGTGAATTCCTTCACCTCTTTCCGCTCAACATAACCACCGCGGACACATTCACGTGGGATTTGCTAAAGCTCAACACAAAGAAGAGGCACAGGATTAAAGCTGGCTTAGAGTTCGGCTACGATTACTTGACCCAGGCCTCAATACTGACCTCGCTGGTAATCTTTGATGAGGCCCACTTCCTTCTTGAGGATGAATCAATGGTGACCGCATTTCTATCAGCTATTGAGTTCCTCACATCCCAGAAAGTTCCCATCGTGGTTATGACAGCCACCTTATCGGAAGCCCACAGAGGAATCTTCGAGAAATATGCAAAGAAAAACGGCTATAACTTTTATGTTTTATGTCCCCAAGAAGATGATCCGTTCATCGAGAGAGAGCTGAAAAAAGAAGTTGAAATTGAGTTTAGGGAAGGAAATCCCCTTGATTTTATAGAGCCTGGGAGAAGAAACGCAATTATAGTAAACTCAGTTAAACGAGCCGTTGATCTGTTTAACGAAGCCAAAAACAATCCAGAAATCTGGCCTGAAAGCGAGAGAATTATGCTGATCCATGGCAGGATGACTCCAAGTCACAAGCGGGAGCTTATCAAACGCTTAAGAGAGTGGACAAAGAAGGAAAATTTCCTCCTCATCGGAACACAGGCAGTCGAAGCCGGCGTTGACTTTTCAGTTGACCTTATGATAACGGATAGGGCGCCCATAAATTCCCTCCTCCAGCGTTTTGGGAGAGTGGCCAGATATGGCAGTGACATGAAAGCTAATATATTTGTCCTTGAAGATGCACCTTGTGGGCCATATCCAAAGGATAAAGTCGAAAAGACTGTGAACTTGATGAAGGAACACCAGATCCTCCCACGGGTGCCAGACACATATCAGGCAATAGTTACTGAGGTTCACGGGAAAAAGCCAATATCTGTCAAAAAGAACGTTAATAGAGAGCTCAAGAGAACGCTTCTCAAGCTTATGTCAGATCCTACTAAAAGAGCACCCCATGTTTTAAGCTCGATAGAGCGGTTAACAGCTAGTGGCACTCCGATCATGAGAGGTTTCCTAATTCCGCTTTCAGTAGGGGGAGAAGCCGTGCTGATAAGCCCCTCCAAGCTGGTGGAGCTTTACTACAGAGGAGTCGTGGAGATAAGAGGTTGGAAGGGGAATATACGGAGCTTAAACGATGCCTACAACGTGGCGAAATCCGTTGCACTCGGAAAAAATGTTGAGGTCGTTTTTATAGGCGAGTATGACTGGGAGCGTGGTATCCCATGA